In bacterium, a genomic segment contains:
- a CDS encoding S8 family serine peptidase — translation MTPRYILSIIFLLHCASPAFSQLNTTGKYWIIFTDKPVANLSLEKTILQNLPVRTIDRRQKNNALEKTIDHYDIPVNTHYTDYIKSLHIEIIAVSKWLNAVSAHLNAEQKNNVEKLPFVKLVKPVSRAQTNVLIKHGNKLAANGEMPFILDYGSSYSQNAMINTPAVHQLGFSGSGVLIGMIDTGFNLDHIALRNVHVVDDSDFVERDKDVSENIEGKSGSSHGTYVLSAIAAYDPGKLIGTAFGASYLLARTENDDGIGQKAEEDHWVSALEWLEEKGADIVSSSISFFDEFQNSSYNYSLVDLDGNTAMTTLATNIAFNKGVLVFNSAGNMGTRGAGYLGTPSDGKKMIAVGAIYGDSTATTFSSRGPTKDGRKKPDIAALGNNVKVVGNDTSHYDILSGTSLSTPLAAGLAALALEANPRWSSKQLYDAIKKTASTYSKPNNEIGFGIPNALKALNYDPSGSSNPLVKNILTYPNPTSGTTYISFQSLVTSTFTIKIYNAIGQFVISVSENEPVSANQIVTKNWNGKNFNGNEVSSGVYFYRISLGGKSTAEKILIVK, via the coding sequence ATGACGCCCCGTTACATCCTTTCAATCATATTTTTACTTCACTGCGCGTCACCTGCTTTTTCACAACTGAACACCACAGGGAAATACTGGATTATCTTTACCGATAAACCGGTTGCTAATTTGTCTTTAGAAAAAACCATTCTGCAAAACTTACCCGTCCGTACCATTGATCGCCGCCAAAAAAATAATGCATTAGAGAAAACTATTGATCACTATGACATTCCGGTTAACACCCATTATACCGACTATATAAAATCATTACATATCGAAATCATAGCGGTTTCCAAATGGCTTAATGCCGTCAGCGCTCATTTGAATGCTGAACAGAAGAACAACGTAGAGAAACTGCCGTTTGTCAAACTAGTCAAACCGGTTTCGCGCGCGCAAACCAATGTTTTGATAAAGCATGGAAATAAACTTGCAGCCAATGGTGAAATGCCTTTCATTTTAGATTACGGTTCTTCCTACAGTCAAAATGCAATGATAAATACACCCGCAGTCCATCAACTTGGTTTTTCGGGCAGCGGCGTCCTGATCGGTATGATCGATACAGGTTTTAATCTTGACCACATCGCATTACGAAATGTCCACGTTGTCGATGATTCAGACTTTGTTGAACGCGATAAGGACGTCAGTGAAAATATTGAAGGCAAGAGTGGCAGCAGTCATGGCACCTATGTGCTCTCAGCGATTGCGGCCTATGATCCTGGAAAACTTATCGGAACAGCCTTTGGCGCTTCCTATCTTCTCGCACGAACTGAAAACGATGACGGTATCGGGCAAAAAGCCGAAGAAGATCACTGGGTTTCAGCGCTTGAATGGCTTGAAGAAAAGGGCGCTGACATCGTCAGCAGTTCAATCAGCTTTTTTGATGAATTTCAAAATTCATCTTACAATTACTCATTGGTTGATCTTGACGGCAATACGGCCATGACTACATTGGCAACGAATATTGCGTTTAATAAGGGCGTTTTAGTTTTCAATTCCGCCGGAAATATGGGGACACGCGGCGCCGGATATCTTGGTACTCCATCCGACGGAAAAAAAATGATCGCCGTCGGCGCCATATACGGCGACAGCACTGCAACTACTTTCAGTTCGCGTGGGCCCACTAAAGACGGACGGAAAAAGCCAGATATCGCAGCGCTTGGCAATAATGTTAAAGTGGTAGGAAATGATACCAGTCATTATGATATCTTAAGTGGGACGTCGTTATCAACTCCGTTGGCAGCGGGTTTGGCGGCTCTCGCACTTGAAGCAAACCCAAGATGGTCGTCAAAACAACTCTACGACGCCATAAAGAAAACGGCAAGCACTTATTCAAAACCTAATAATGAAATCGGATTTGGAATACCAAACGCGCTTAAGGCTCTGAACTATGATCCTTCGGGAAGTTCAAACCCTCTCGTAAAAAACATCTTAACCTATCCTAACCCGACAAGCGGTACTACTTACATTTCATTTCAGTCGCTGGTGACATCAACATTTACAATTAAAATATACAATGCCATCGGCCAATTTGTAATTTCCGTTTCTGAGAATGAGCCTGTTTCGGCAAATCAGATCGTCACAAAAAATTGGAATGGAAAAAATTTTAACGGCAACGAAGTAAGTTCAGGCGTATATTTTTATAGAATCAGTTTGGGGGGTAAATCAACTGCGGAAAAAATTCTTATAGTTAAGTGA